The proteins below come from a single Candidatus Chlamydia sanziniae genomic window:
- the omcB gene encoding outer membrane complex protein OmcB, with product MSKLIRRVVTALALTSMASCFASGGIEAAVAESLITKIIANAGTSTTPVTAKKVKVVRKNKLEQNSFCDREFYPCEEGRNQSVEAQQESCYGKLYSVKVNDDNNVEICQSVPEYATVGSPYPIEILAIGKRDCVDVMITQQLPCEAEFVSSDPITTPTSDGRLIWKIDRLGYGEKCKITVWVKPLKEGCCFTAATVCACPELRSYTKCGQPAICIKQDGPECACLKCPVCYKIEVVNTGSAVARNVSVENPVPDGYSHATGQRVLSFNLGDMKPGEKKVFTLEFCPQKRGQVTNIATVTYCGGHKCAASVTTVINESCVQVNITGSDWSYVCKPVEYSISVSNPGDLVLTDVMIEDVTPIGASVLEAPGAEICCNKVVWRIKEMCPGETLQFKVVLKAQAPGRFTNQVMVKTNSDCGTCTSCAEATTHWKGLAAIHMCVLDTNDPICVGENTVYRICVTNRGSAEDTNVSLILKFSKELQPLASSGPTKGTISGNTVVFDALPKLGSKESVEFSVTLKGIAPGDARGEAILSSDTLTSPVSDTENTHIY from the coding sequence ATGTCCAAACTCATCAGACGAGTAGTTACGGCCCTCGCACTAACTAGTATGGCGAGTTGCTTTGCCAGCGGGGGTATAGAGGCCGCTGTAGCAGAGTCTCTGATTACTAAAATCATTGCAAACGCAGGAACATCAACAACTCCTGTAACAGCGAAGAAAGTTAAAGTTGTCCGTAAAAATAAATTAGAGCAGAACTCTTTCTGTGATAGGGAGTTCTATCCCTGCGAAGAGGGAAGAAATCAATCAGTAGAAGCACAACAAGAATCGTGTTATGGAAAATTATATTCCGTAAAAGTAAATGACGATAATAATGTAGAAATCTGCCAATCCGTACCAGAATATGCCACTGTAGGATCTCCTTATCCTATTGAAATCCTTGCCATTGGTAAAAGAGATTGTGTGGATGTTATGATTACACAACAGTTACCTTGTGAAGCTGAGTTTGTAAGTAGCGATCCTATAACGACACCTACAAGTGATGGTAGATTAATCTGGAAAATCGATCGTCTAGGATATGGTGAAAAATGCAAAATTACTGTTTGGGTAAAACCTCTTAAAGAGGGCTGCTGTTTCACAGCAGCTACTGTATGTGCCTGTCCAGAGCTTCGTTCTTACACCAAGTGTGGTCAGCCAGCTATTTGTATTAAACAGGATGGCCCAGAATGTGCCTGCTTAAAATGCCCTGTGTGCTACAAAATCGAAGTCGTCAATACAGGTTCTGCTGTTGCTCGTAATGTTTCAGTAGAGAACCCTGTCCCCGACGGTTATTCTCATGCTACTGGCCAGAGAGTACTTTCCTTCAACCTCGGAGATATGAAACCAGGAGAGAAGAAAGTCTTCACATTGGAATTCTGTCCTCAAAAACGAGGACAAGTGACTAATATAGCTACCGTCACCTACTGTGGAGGACACAAGTGTGCGGCCAGCGTCACTACAGTCATCAATGAATCTTGCGTACAGGTAAATATCACGGGTTCCGATTGGTCCTATGTGTGTAAACCTGTAGAATACAGCATTTCTGTATCTAATCCCGGAGATCTTGTTCTTACTGATGTAATGATCGAAGATGTCACTCCAATAGGAGCCTCAGTGCTTGAAGCTCCAGGCGCTGAAATCTGTTGCAATAAAGTGGTATGGCGTATTAAAGAGATGTGCCCAGGAGAGACTCTTCAGTTTAAGGTTGTTCTAAAAGCCCAAGCTCCAGGACGGTTTACTAACCAAGTTATGGTAAAAACAAACTCCGATTGTGGAACTTGTACCTCATGTGCAGAAGCGACAACTCATTGGAAAGGTCTTGCCGCTATTCATATGTGCGTGCTGGATACGAACGATCCGATCTGCGTAGGAGAAAATACAGTATATCGTATCTGTGTAACTAATCGTGGCTCTGCCGAAGATACTAATGTTTCCTTAATTCTCAAATTTTCAAAGGAATTGCAACCTCTAGCATCTTCAGGACCAACCAAAGGAACAATTTCTGGTAATACCGTCGTTTTTGACGCTTTGCCAAAACTTGGTTCTAAAGAGTCTGTAGAATTTTCTGTAACCTTGAAAGGTATTGCTCCCGGGGATGCTCGCGGCGAAGCTATTCTTTCTTCTGATACACTAACATCACCTGTATCAGATACAGAAAACACGCATATTTATTAA
- a CDS encoding small cysteine-rich outer membrane protein, whose protein sequence is MKKAVLLAAIVGSVFSLSSCCRIVDCCFEDPCAPSSYNPCEALKKKDKSSGSSSACGSYLPSCSNPCSGENNQNPVQGPQAKGCTPSDGRCRQ, encoded by the coding sequence ATGAAAAAAGCTGTTTTACTCGCTGCAATTGTTGGCAGTGTTTTTAGCTTGAGTAGCTGCTGCCGTATTGTAGATTGTTGTTTTGAGGATCCTTGTGCACCCTCTTCATATAATCCTTGTGAAGCATTAAAAAAGAAAGATAAATCCTCGGGCAGTAGTAGTGCTTGTGGTTCTTATCTTCCTTCTTGCTCCAATCCTTGTAGTGGAGAGAACAATCAAAATCCAGTTCAAGGTCCTCAAGCTAAAGGTTGTACACCTTCCGATGGTAGATGTCGACAATAA
- the gltX gene encoding glutamate--tRNA ligase gives MTWENVRVRVAPSPTGDPHVGTAYMALFNKIFAQRFKGKMILRIEDTDRTRSRKDYEQNIFTALIWCGIHWDEGPDIGGTYGPYRQSERTKIYKEYIHALLKTDYVYKCFATPQELAEMRAVANTLGYRGGYDRRYRYLSAEEVAAREKANQPYTIRLKVPLTGECIFEDYGKGRVVYPWADVDDQVLVKSDGFPTYHLANVIDDHLMGITHVLRGEEWLSSTPKHLLLYEAFNWRPPVFLHMPLLLNPDGTKLSKRKNPTSIFYYRDSGYIKEAFINFLTLMGYSMEGDEEIYSLEHITKHFDPRRVGKSGAVFDIQKLDWMNKHYLNHKSSPEQLLAELKNWLFNDEFFLKILPLCQSRITTLAEFVNLTAFFFSGIPSYSLEELLPSGLSSDKAGILIYSYIKYLEKTDLWVKEQFYLGSKWLAEAFQVQHKKIVVPLLYVAITGKKYGLPLFDSLEILGKPRARARLSYAQNVLGGIPKKISTAIDQWMEDKDFEGKIFEF, from the coding sequence ATGACTTGGGAAAATGTTCGTGTGAGGGTCGCGCCCTCTCCTACAGGGGATCCTCATGTAGGAACTGCTTATATGGCTTTGTTTAACAAAATCTTTGCACAGCGATTCAAAGGGAAGATGATCCTGCGAATTGAAGATACGGATAGGACTCGAAGTCGTAAAGATTATGAACAAAATATCTTTACTGCTCTCATATGGTGTGGAATTCACTGGGATGAAGGCCCGGATATTGGTGGCACTTACGGTCCTTACAGGCAGTCAGAACGTACAAAAATCTATAAAGAGTATATTCATGCTCTACTAAAGACAGATTATGTTTATAAATGCTTCGCCACCCCCCAAGAACTCGCAGAAATGCGCGCAGTGGCAAATACTCTAGGGTATCGAGGTGGATATGATCGTAGGTACCGCTATCTCTCTGCAGAGGAAGTCGCCGCTCGCGAAAAAGCCAACCAACCTTACACTATCCGTCTTAAAGTTCCTTTAACAGGAGAATGTATCTTCGAAGATTATGGCAAAGGACGCGTTGTCTACCCATGGGCAGATGTTGATGATCAAGTTCTGGTAAAATCTGATGGCTTCCCTACCTACCACTTGGCTAACGTAATCGATGACCATCTTATGGGGATTACCCACGTCCTCAGGGGGGAAGAATGGTTAAGCTCAACTCCTAAACATCTATTGCTCTACGAAGCTTTTAATTGGCGACCCCCAGTTTTTCTACATATGCCCCTACTGCTCAACCCCGACGGAACCAAACTCTCTAAGAGAAAAAATCCTACCTCAATTTTCTATTACCGGGATTCAGGATATATAAAAGAAGCTTTCATAAATTTCCTAACCCTTATGGGTTACAGTATGGAAGGAGACGAAGAAATTTATTCTTTGGAGCACATTACTAAACACTTTGATCCTCGACGTGTTGGCAAATCAGGAGCTGTCTTTGATATCCAAAAACTCGACTGGATGAACAAACATTACTTGAACCATAAAAGCTCTCCTGAGCAGTTGTTAGCCGAACTCAAGAATTGGTTATTTAATGACGAGTTTTTCCTAAAAATTCTTCCTCTTTGTCAATCGCGCATCACAACACTCGCTGAGTTTGTAAATCTCACAGCATTTTTCTTTTCCGGAATTCCTTCGTACTCTTTAGAAGAACTTCTTCCTTCAGGACTCTCCTCTGATAAAGCAGGGATCTTAATCTATAGTTATATAAAGTATCTGGAAAAGACTGATCTCTGGGTAAAAGAACAATTTTATTTAGGATCAAAATGGCTTGCTGAAGCATTTCAAGTTCAGCATAAGAAAATTGTCGTTCCTTTGCTCTATGTAGCTATTACAGGAAAAAAATACGGCCTACCTCTCTTCGATTCTTTAGAAATCCTAGGTAAGCCACGCGCACGTGCGCGCCTTAGTTATGCACAAAATGTTCTTGGTGGAATTCCTAAGAAAATAAGCACCGCTATTGATCAATGGATGGAGGACAAAGATTTTGAAGGGAAAATCTTTGAGTTCTAA
- a CDS encoding helix-turn-helix domain-containing protein yields the protein MECQQHESYFELEEKGESEQLDIQSSKWISITQAAKLHNVTRQAIYVAIKQRKLKASKTTRWEIDLKDLEEYKRNRYSRKKSLYQGELVFDNEKGCYSVNQVAEILGIPVQKVYYATRTGTMRGERKGAAWVIHVAEIERYKNEYLSRQTAKKSKIMVSKSEHEVLATVFTPNDASFESN from the coding sequence ATGGAGTGCCAACAACATGAAAGCTACTTTGAACTAGAAGAGAAAGGGGAGTCAGAACAACTAGATATTCAAAGTTCAAAATGGATATCGATAACGCAAGCTGCAAAGTTGCACAATGTAACACGCCAAGCAATTTATGTGGCGATTAAGCAAAGAAAACTTAAAGCTTCTAAAACTACACGTTGGGAAATTGATCTTAAAGATTTAGAAGAATATAAGCGTAATCGTTATTCGAGAAAAAAATCCTTATATCAAGGGGAGTTGGTTTTTGATAACGAGAAAGGCTGTTATTCTGTGAACCAAGTTGCGGAAATTTTAGGAATTCCTGTACAGAAAGTATACTATGCAACACGTACAGGGACAATGCGAGGAGAGCGTAAAGGCGCCGCTTGGGTGATTCATGTTGCAGAAATTGAAAGATATAAAAATGAGTACTTAAGTAGACAAACAGCTAAAAAATCTAAAATTATGGTTTCAAAATCTGAACACGAGGTCCTAGCCACAGTATTTACTCCAAACGACGCTTCATTTGAATCTAACTAA
- a CDS encoding CPn0927/CPn0928 family alpha/beta hydrolase fold protein, with translation MTQVVATEARAVFFDACPKPSLKMFSSKKMQTNWEKKQANPRLYHLLDIIWVIIKLVLAVIFFIPLGIFWVLQKICQNIVLPAAGGVLFESFCKASTSMQERYLNTLLSAHYLIPPQRVILQCDDLKIDALEIRFPNARPDRWMLFSSGNSDCTEHRIILKRHQGSIECIAAQAQANILLFNYPGVMFSQGKVTRENLVKAYRSCVRYLRDEPSGPHARELIAYGYSLGACVQAKALSYEVTNGSDGVRWLIVKDRAPQSLAKTARQWLGNFGFRITKCVGWEIDVTKHSRDLHCPELFIYGRDAEGALIGDGLFSKETCFAAPFLDPEREMLPGKKIPIAEENIAHHMMLSDLTIAHVVTIILNYFETSNNFET, from the coding sequence ATGACACAAGTTGTCGCAACAGAAGCTCGAGCAGTTTTTTTTGATGCATGTCCTAAACCTTCGTTAAAGATGTTCTCTTCAAAAAAAATGCAAACAAACTGGGAGAAAAAACAAGCAAATCCTAGGCTCTATCATCTTTTAGACATCATCTGGGTGATTATTAAACTAGTCTTGGCTGTTATTTTCTTTATTCCTTTGGGAATCTTCTGGGTTTTACAGAAAATCTGCCAAAATATTGTTCTTCCTGCTGCCGGAGGCGTATTGTTTGAAAGTTTCTGCAAAGCCTCTACCTCTATGCAAGAGCGTTACTTGAATACCCTCCTTAGTGCACACTACCTCATTCCTCCTCAACGAGTCATTTTGCAATGCGATGATTTAAAGATAGACGCCTTAGAAATAAGATTTCCCAACGCTCGACCCGATAGATGGATGCTTTTCTCTTCTGGAAATTCTGATTGTACAGAGCACCGTATTATTTTAAAGAGGCATCAAGGTTCGATAGAATGTATTGCAGCTCAAGCTCAGGCCAATATCCTGCTGTTTAATTATCCCGGTGTGATGTTCAGTCAGGGGAAAGTGACTAGAGAAAATCTCGTAAAAGCTTATCGTAGTTGTGTCCGATATCTACGCGATGAACCTTCTGGACCCCACGCTCGGGAACTCATTGCATATGGCTATTCTTTAGGAGCTTGCGTCCAAGCTAAGGCCTTAAGCTATGAAGTTACTAATGGCAGTGATGGCGTCCGCTGGTTGATAGTCAAAGATCGAGCTCCTCAATCTCTCGCTAAAACTGCAAGACAATGGTTAGGGAATTTTGGCTTTAGAATAACAAAATGTGTGGGGTGGGAGATTGATGTTACGAAACATAGCCGAGATCTTCATTGTCCTGAACTTTTTATCTACGGTAGGGATGCAGAGGGGGCTCTTATTGGAGATGGCCTATTTTCTAAAGAGACATGTTTTGCAGCTCCTTTTTTAGATCCTGAAAGAGAAATGCTTCCAGGGAAAAAAATTCCTATAGCTGAAGAAAATATTGCACATCATATGATGCTTTCTGATTTAACCATAGCGCATGTAGTTACAATAATCCTTAATTATTTCGAAACTTCAAACAACTTTGAAACGTAA
- the recJ gene encoding single-stranded-DNA-specific exonuclease RecJ produces MSNVNNSSAASLSWLYPKENPVFLKKIIKEFHLPPIAAQIFISRGFQTIQEIHEFLYSHLSNLYDPNLFLDMSKAVERLLLAIEQEEHVMIYGDSDVDGMTGVALLVEFLRNIGMQVGYFSLGAILKQHGETLPLIIKLKEKAVSLLITVDCGITAGREISDITKQGIDVIITDHHMPTGKIPHCVATLNPKLRDQTYPNGELTGVGVAFQLARGLLNALISRNIITKNQIDLNKSLDLVALGTITDVGTLRGENRIMVRHGLKDISKGLRLGLKKLCILSGVPISDITSTDIVLKIAPKLNSLGRLADPARGVELLLTQESKRADILIEELNEINKERQRIEAKVFQNVQDILNNNSGILKQAAIVLASPDWHARVIPIISARLAKTYNKPVVIIALQGGMGKGSARTISSFPLLGVLKKCSPLFISYGGHDFAAGVIMKEDKVEDFKKKFIHLVQSSMKKSDAVPTLALDAYADFSAIDHDLLASMDLFEPFGKGNLMPVFYTQVRQIRYPKVLPGNHLKLYLGQKERNLEGVAFGMGDQAAVLKAQWNFPLEIAYTPRLSVSSYTGVIHLLIRDFRYC; encoded by the coding sequence ATGTCAAATGTCAATAATTCTTCCGCGGCAAGCTTATCCTGGCTTTACCCTAAGGAAAACCCTGTTTTTCTCAAAAAAATCATTAAAGAATTCCATCTCCCTCCGATAGCAGCACAGATTTTTATTTCCCGAGGATTTCAAACTATTCAAGAAATTCATGAATTTCTTTATAGCCACCTTTCGAATCTTTATGATCCGAACTTATTTTTAGACATGTCTAAAGCTGTAGAGCGTTTACTCCTTGCTATAGAACAAGAAGAACATGTCATGATTTACGGAGACAGTGATGTTGACGGCATGACAGGTGTGGCTTTACTTGTCGAGTTTTTACGCAATATAGGAATGCAAGTGGGTTATTTTTCTCTTGGAGCCATCTTAAAGCAACATGGGGAAACCTTACCACTCATTATCAAACTTAAGGAAAAGGCTGTATCACTTTTAATTACAGTAGATTGTGGCATTACTGCTGGGAGAGAAATTAGCGATATCACAAAGCAAGGTATCGATGTGATCATCACAGATCATCATATGCCCACGGGAAAAATTCCCCATTGTGTAGCGACGTTAAACCCTAAATTACGTGATCAAACTTACCCTAATGGGGAGTTAACAGGAGTAGGTGTTGCTTTTCAACTCGCCAGAGGATTATTGAATGCTCTGATTTCTAGAAATATCATCACTAAAAATCAAATAGATCTCAATAAATCGCTTGATTTGGTTGCCTTAGGGACCATCACGGATGTGGGAACATTGCGAGGAGAAAATCGTATCATGGTGCGTCATGGACTTAAAGATATCTCTAAAGGTTTACGTTTGGGATTAAAGAAGCTTTGTATACTATCAGGAGTACCAATTAGTGATATCACTTCAACAGATATAGTATTAAAAATTGCTCCGAAATTAAATAGCTTAGGAAGATTGGCGGATCCTGCACGGGGCGTTGAACTTTTACTTACCCAAGAGAGTAAGAGAGCAGATATTTTAATCGAAGAACTTAATGAGATAAATAAAGAACGGCAAAGAATAGAGGCTAAAGTATTCCAGAACGTTCAAGATATCTTAAATAACAACTCTGGTATCTTAAAGCAAGCAGCTATTGTCCTTGCATCGCCAGATTGGCACGCTCGTGTGATTCCCATCATCTCTGCACGTCTGGCAAAGACCTATAACAAACCTGTAGTGATTATTGCTCTTCAGGGAGGAATGGGTAAGGGTTCTGCAAGAACTATAAGTTCTTTCCCCCTTCTTGGTGTATTGAAAAAGTGCTCACCGTTATTCATCTCTTATGGAGGACATGACTTTGCCGCAGGCGTAATCATGAAGGAAGATAAGGTAGAAGATTTTAAAAAGAAGTTTATTCATCTTGTTCAATCATCAATGAAAAAAAGTGATGCAGTTCCTACCCTTGCCCTCGATGCTTATGCAGACTTTAGTGCTATTGATCACGATTTGCTAGCTTCAATGGACTTATTCGAACCTTTTGGCAAAGGTAATTTAATGCCGGTTTTCTATACACAGGTACGGCAAATCCGTTATCCCAAAGTCCTCCCAGGAAATCACCTAAAACTCTATCTAGGCCAAAAAGAGAGAAATCTTGAAGGCGTTGCTTTTGGTATGGGAGATCAAGCAGCGGTTTTGAAAGCGCAATGGAATTTTCCTTTGGAGATTGCCTATACACCCCGTTTATCGGTATCCTCCTATACAGGAGTCATTCATCTTCTTATTCGAGATTTTAGGTACTGCTAA